A single window of Populus nigra chromosome 17, ddPopNigr1.1, whole genome shotgun sequence DNA harbors:
- the LOC133677292 gene encoding 2,3-bisphosphoglycerate-independent phosphoglycerate mutase, with product MGSPGQNAWKLADHPKLPKGKTIAMVVLDGWGEAKPDQYNCIHVAHTPTMDSFKTTAPEKWRLIKAHGTAVGLPSEDDMGNSEVGHNALGAGRIFAQGAKLVDLALASGKIYDGEGFKYIKECFDNGTLHLIGLLSDGGVHSRLDQLQLLLKGAVENGAKRIRVHILTDGRDVLDGSSIGFVETLEKDLSNLREKGIDAQIASGGGRMYVTMDRYENDWDVVKRGWDAQVLGEAPYKFRNAVEAVKKLREEPKANDQYLPPFVIVDESGNPVGPIKDGDAVVTFNFRADRMTMLAKALEYEDFDKFDRVRVPKIHYAGMLQYDGELKLPSHYLVSPPEIDRTSGEYLVHNGIRTFACSETVKFGHVTFFWNGNRSGYFNQEMEEYVEIPSDVGITFNVQPKMKAIEIAEKARDAILSGKFDQVRVNLPNGDMVGHTGDIEATVVACKVADDAVKMIIDAIEQVGGIFVITADHGNAEDMVKRDKSGKPLLDKNGSLQILTSHTLQPVPIAIGGPGLAPGARFRNDVPTGGLANVAATVMNLHGFEAPSDYEPTLIEVVDN from the exons ATGGGGAGCCCAGGACAGAACGCATGGAAATTGGCGGATCATCCTAAGCTTCCGAAGGGGAAGACTATTGCTATGGTGGTTTTGGATGGTTGGGGTGAGGCTAAACCTGATCAGTATAACTGCATCCACGTCGCCCACACTCCTACCATGGATTCCTTCAAAACT ACTGCCCCTGAGAAATGGAGATTGATTAAGGCCCATGGTACTGCTGTTGGGCTTCCAAGTGAGGATGACATGGGCAACAGTGAAGTTGGTCACAACGCTCTTGGTGCTGGTCGCATTTTTGCCCAAGG AGCCAAGCTTGTTGATCTTGCTCTTGCCTCGGGAAAAATCTACGACGGAGAGGGATTTAAGTATATTAAGGAATGTTTTGACAACGGCACCTTGCATCTCATTGGGTTATTGAGTGATGGTGGTGTTCACTCAAGGCTTGATCAGTTGCAG TTGTTGCTAAAAGGTGCTGTTGAAAATGGTGCAAAAAGAATCCGTGTTCACATTCTCACTGATGGCCGTGATGTTTTAGATGGGTCAAGCATTGGCTTTGTGGAGACTCTTGAGAAGGACCTGTCAAATTTACGTGAGAAAGGTATTGATGCACAAATTGCATCTGGTGGTGGTCGCATGTATGTTACAATGGATCGTTATGAG AATGATTGGGATGTGGTGAAACGAGGATGGGATGCCCAAGTTCTTGGTGAAGCCCCATACAAGTTTAGAAATGCAGTAGAAGCTGTCAAGAAACTGAGGGAAGAACCCAAGGCAAATGACCAGTACTTACCTCCTTTTGTCATTGTTGATGAGAGTGGAAATCCTGTGGGACCAATCAAGGATGGTGATGCTGTTGTCACATTCAACTTCCGAGCAGATCGCATGACTATGCTTGCTAAGGCGCTTGAATACGAGGATTTTGACAAATTTGATCGGGTTCGAGTTCCTAAAATCCATTATGCTGGAATGCTTCAATATGATGGCGAGTTGAAGCTTCCAAGCCACTACCTTGTTTCTCCTCCTGAGATAGATAGGACATCTGGTGAATACTTGGTGCACAATGGCATTCGCACCTTTGCTTGCAG TGAGACTGTCAAATTTGGCCATGTCACTTTCTTCTGGAATGGAAATCGTTCTGGTTATTTTAATCAAGAAATGGAGGAATATGTGGAAATTCCAAGTGATGTTGGAATTACCTTCAATGTCCAACCTAAGATGAAGGCAATAGAGATTGCTGAGAAGGCAAGGGATGCCATCCTTAGTGGCAAATTTGACCAG GTTCGTGTCAATCTACCAAATGGTGACATGGTGGGACATACAGGAGACATTGAGGCCACAGTCGTGGCATGCAAGGTTGCTGATGATGCTGTCAAG ATGATCATTGATGCAATAGAGCAAGTTGGTGGAATCTTTGTAATTACTGCTGATCATGGTAATGCTGAAGACATGGTCAAGAGGGATAAGTCTGGCAAACCTCTTTTAGATAAGAATGGCAGCCTTCAGATACTCACTTCCCACACTCTTCAACCA GTGCCTATCGCAATCGGAGGGCCTGGACTGGCCCCTGGTGCCAGGTTCCGCAATGATGTTCCCACTGGTGGACTTGCCAATGTAGCTGCAACCGTGATGAATCTGCATGGATTTGAGGCTCCTAGCGACTACGAGCCCACTCTGATTGAAGTTGTCGATAACTAG
- the LOC133676771 gene encoding cell division control protein 2 homolog C has translation MEKYEKLEKVGEGTYGKVYKAKDKLTGQLVALKKTRLQMDEEGVPPTALREVSLLQMLSQSLYVVRLLSVEHIDANNSYDDSKSNLYLVFEFLDTDLKKFIDSHRKGPNPRPLSPSLIQSFLFQLCKGVAHCHSHGVLHRDLKPQNLLLDQERGILKIADLGLGRAFTVPLKSYTHEIVTLWYRAPEVLLGSTHYSIAIDMWSVGCIFAEMSRRQALFPGDSELQQLLHIFRLLGTPTEEQWPGVTSLRDWHVYPKWEPQNLAQAVPSLGPQGVDLLSKMLKYDPAERISAKAAMDHPYFDSLDKSQF, from the exons ATGGAAAAGTATGAGAAACTGGAGAAGGTCGGGGAAGGCACCTACGGCAAAGTCTATAAAGCCAAAGACAAACTAACAGGTCAGCTCGTTGCTCTCAAAAAAACTCGGCTTCAAATGGATGAGGAAGGCGTTCCCCCTACCGCTCTCCGCGAAGTTTCTCTTCTTCAGATGCTCTCTCAATCTCTCTACGTCGTCCGCCTCCTCTCAGTCGAACACATTGACGCCAACAACTCCTACGACGACTCCAAATCCAATCTCTACTTGGTTTTCGAGTTTCTCGATACGGATCTCAAGAAATTCATCGATTCTCACCGCAAAGGTCCCAACCCTAGACCTCTCTCCCCTTCCCTCATCCAGAGCTTCCTCTTCCAGCTCTGCAAGGGAGTTGCTCACTGTCACAGCCACGGTGTGCTTCACCGCGATCTCAAGCCTCAGAACCTTCTTCTTGATCAGGAGAGAGGGATTCTTAAGATTGCTGATTTGGGATTGGGTCGTGCCTTTACTGTGCCTCTTAAGAGTTATACCCATGAGATTGTCACTCTTTGGTATAGGGCTCCTGAGGTGTTGCTTGGTTCCACTCATTATTCCATCGCTATCGATATGTGGTCTGTCGGTTGCATTTTTG CTGAAATGTCGAGAAGGCAAGCTCTGTTTCCTGGAGACTCCGAGCTTCAACAGTTGCTTCATATTTTCAG GTTGTTAGGAACACCAACTGAAGAGCAGTGGCCAGGAGTTACTTCTCTTAGAGACTGGCATGTCTATCCCAAATGGGAGCCTCAAAACCTTGCACAAGCTGTTCCATCTCTTGGACCTCAAGGGGTGGACCTCTTATCG
- the LOC133676907 gene encoding protein LURP-one-related 8-like produces MTKVYPKVAPTTTNKKQQLFNLKPANNALDVDHAVVLTVWKKSLLFNCHGFTVYDGRGNLVFRVDNYMATSGNNGEIVLMDAAGKPLLTIRRKRLSLGDNWLVYEGETTTNPRFLVKKHVNILNTKCLAHVSPASGSNKNVVYEIEGSYAQRCCAVYDEKKRRVAEIKQKESVGGVAFGVDVFRLIVGPEMGTSMAMAMVILLDQMFGSTRRFST; encoded by the exons ATGACAAAGGTATACCCCAAAGTCGCTCCCACCACTACTAATAAGAAGCAGCAGCTGTTCAATCTCAAGCCCGCTAATAACGCCTTGGATGTAGATCATGCGGTTGTCCTAACCGTGTGGAAGAAGTCTTTGCTGTTCAATTGCCATGGCTTCACGGTCTATGACGGCAGGGGCAACCTTGTGTTTAGGGTTGACAACTACATGGCCACTTCCGGTAATAATGGTGAGATCGTTCTCATGGATGCTGCTGGCAAGCCTCTCCTCACCATCCGTCGCAAG AGGTTGAGCCTTGGAGATAACTGGCTAGTGTATGAAGGGGAAACAACCACCAACCCTCGGTTTTTGGTGAAGAAGCATGTTAACATCCTCAACACAAAGTGTTTGGCTCACGTTAGTCCGGCCTCAGGCAGTAACAAGAACGTTGTGTACGAGATAGAGGGATCGTATGCACAAAGATGTTGTGCCGTATAcgatgagaagaagagaagagtgGCTGAGATCAAGCAGAAAGAGTCGGTGGGTGGGGTGGCTTTTGGTGTTGACGTATTCCGCCTCATTGTTGGTCCTGAAATGGGAACCTCTATGGCCATGGCCATGGTCATCCTCCTCGACCAGATGTTCGGCTCAACCAGACGATTCTCTACCTAA